The following coding sequences are from one Arthrobacter sp. 24S4-2 window:
- a CDS encoding nuclear transport factor 2 family protein — protein MKSPTADALVETYLQALSDADAARVISLFTPDGIVNSPLYGELPAREFYPMLFADTAESVLSLRKTLLSPDGSTLAFWFDFGWVLADGTPAPFTVVDVAELDERGLIFRLHIVYDTHPIRDSWTRQHHAENSG, from the coding sequence ATGAAATCCCCGACCGCTGACGCCCTTGTCGAGACCTACTTACAAGCGCTCAGCGACGCCGATGCGGCTCGGGTGATCAGTCTGTTCACCCCGGATGGGATCGTGAACTCGCCGCTCTACGGAGAATTGCCAGCACGCGAGTTCTACCCGATGCTCTTCGCGGACACGGCGGAATCCGTGCTCTCGCTACGAAAGACACTACTCAGCCCGGACGGCTCAACTCTTGCATTTTGGTTCGATTTCGGCTGGGTCCTCGCAGACGGAACACCAGCCCCGTTCACCGTCGTGGATGTCGCTGAGCTCGACGAGCGGGGCCTGATCTTCAGGCTTCACATCGTGTACGACACCCACCCAATCCGGGACTCCTGGACGCGCCAGCACCACGCGGAAAATTCAGGCTAA
- the hxlB gene encoding 6-phospho-3-hexuloisomerase — protein MSVIAETVPAALADTSRAFSRNRELVRDEISEVFQRVDPAEVAALVTELRLAGRIFVTGAGRSGLVLKMAAMRLMHLGLTVHVVGETTAPAIRAGDLLLAASGSGTTAGVVKAAETAAGQGARVAAYTTSSGSPLAAVAAAVVIIPAAQKTDHGSAVTRQYSGSLFEQVLFATTEAVFQSLWDEDAAAAEELWQRHANLE, from the coding sequence ATGAGCGTCATCGCAGAAACCGTTCCGGCCGCCCTGGCCGACACGTCCCGGGCTTTCAGCCGCAACCGGGAGCTTGTACGGGACGAAATCAGCGAAGTGTTCCAGCGCGTTGACCCGGCGGAGGTCGCGGCCCTGGTGACCGAGCTCAGGCTGGCCGGCAGGATCTTTGTGACCGGCGCCGGTCGCAGCGGCCTTGTCCTGAAAATGGCGGCCATGCGGCTCATGCACCTGGGGCTGACCGTACACGTGGTGGGCGAGACGACCGCGCCTGCCATCCGCGCCGGCGACCTGCTGCTCGCGGCTTCCGGTTCCGGCACTACCGCCGGCGTCGTTAAGGCGGCGGAAACTGCGGCCGGACAGGGTGCGCGGGTTGCCGCCTACACCACCAGCTCCGGTTCCCCGCTCGCGGCAGTTGCTGCCGCCGTCGTAATCATCCCGGCCGCCCAAAAGACGGACCACGGCTCAGCCGTGACCCGGCAGTATTCAGGCAGTCTCTTCGAACAGGTGCTGTTTGCCACCACTGAAGCGGTGTTCCAAAGCCTCTGGGACGAGGACGCGGCAGCCGCGGAGGAACTCTGGCAGCGCCACGCGAACCTCGAATAG
- the hxlA gene encoding 3-hexulose-6-phosphate synthase — MKLQVAMDVLTVEAALELAGKVAEYVDIIELGTPLVKNAGLSAVTAVKTAHPDKIVFADMKTMDAGELEAEIAFGAGADLVSVLGSADDSTIAGAVKAAKAHNKGIVVDLIGVADKVTRAKEARALGAKFIEFHAGLDEQAKPGYNLDVLLSAGEEARVPFSVAGGVNLSTIGAVQRAGADVAVVGGSIYSADDPALAAKQLRAAII; from the coding sequence GTGAAACTGCAAGTCGCCATGGACGTCCTGACCGTCGAAGCCGCCCTCGAACTCGCCGGCAAAGTTGCCGAATACGTGGACATCATCGAACTCGGCACGCCGCTGGTGAAGAACGCCGGACTGTCCGCCGTGACCGCCGTCAAGACTGCCCACCCGGACAAGATCGTCTTCGCGGACATGAAGACCATGGACGCCGGCGAACTGGAAGCCGAGATTGCCTTCGGCGCGGGCGCGGACCTGGTCTCCGTCCTCGGCAGCGCCGACGATTCCACCATTGCCGGAGCGGTCAAGGCAGCCAAGGCCCACAACAAGGGCATCGTGGTGGACCTGATCGGCGTGGCGGACAAGGTGACCCGTGCCAAGGAAGCCCGCGCCCTGGGAGCCAAGTTCATCGAGTTCCACGCCGGCCTCGACGAGCAGGCCAAGCCGGGCTACAACCTGGACGTGCTGCTCAGCGCCGGCGAGGAAGCCCGCGTTCCGTTCTCCGTGGCCGGCGGCGTGAACCTCTCCACCATCGGCGCCGTGCAGCGCGCCGGTGCGGATGTCGCCGTCGTGGGCGGTTCGATCTACAGCGCCGACGATCCCGCACTCGCCGCCAAGCAGCTCCGCGCCGCGATCATCTAG
- a CDS encoding IclR family transcriptional regulator, whose protein sequence is MASKNDPESDVDAEGGQHGGVQSVDRALAVLEILARDGHAGVSEIAEEMGIHKSTVSRLLGSLVSREMVHQNSDRGKYQLGFGILRLASSIPGRLSLVREARPVLESLAEEFKETVNLAVLRSSYAVNVDQAMGPSTLATYDWVGSLTPLHATSSGKVLLAALSADDRDRILKETGLPARTPRTITNRNKLETQLLDVARDGYGVVREEFEIGLNSMSVPIYNHVGAVMGAVSISGPAFRFDPEKEPGLLEALKQAGLQISAKMGYTRR, encoded by the coding sequence ATGGCTTCGAAGAATGACCCCGAATCCGACGTCGATGCGGAAGGCGGCCAGCACGGCGGCGTCCAGTCGGTGGACCGGGCCCTCGCGGTCCTGGAGATCCTGGCGCGGGACGGCCATGCGGGCGTGAGCGAAATCGCCGAGGAGATGGGCATCCACAAGTCCACGGTCTCCCGGCTACTGGGCTCGCTGGTAAGCAGGGAAATGGTCCACCAGAACAGCGACCGCGGAAAGTACCAGCTGGGCTTCGGCATCCTGCGGTTGGCCAGCTCCATCCCCGGCAGGCTCAGCCTGGTCCGCGAGGCCCGGCCCGTGTTGGAGAGCCTGGCGGAGGAATTCAAGGAGACGGTGAACCTGGCCGTCCTGCGGTCCAGCTACGCCGTCAACGTGGACCAGGCCATGGGGCCGTCAACGCTGGCCACGTACGACTGGGTGGGCAGCCTGACGCCACTCCATGCCACGTCCAGCGGAAAGGTCCTGCTCGCGGCGCTGTCCGCAGACGACCGGGACCGGATCCTGAAGGAGACCGGGCTCCCGGCCCGGACTCCGCGGACCATCACCAACAGGAACAAGCTCGAAACCCAGCTCCTCGACGTCGCCCGAGACGGCTACGGCGTGGTCCGGGAAGAGTTCGAAATCGGCCTCAACTCGATGTCCGTGCCGATCTACAACCACGTTGGCGCGGTGATGGGTGCGGTCAGCATTTCCGGGCCGGCCTTCCGTTTTGATCCCGAGAAGGAGCCGGGTCTGCTCGAAGCGCTGAAACAGGCAGGACTGCAGATCAGCGCGAAAATGGGCTACACCCGGCGTTAA
- a CDS encoding ATP-binding protein: MSATTLAASPLADVEHIIALMRTTRMPHARAVVAEVLATAKAQRWDPTEVIRVLLEAEATGRNRSMLTTRRKRAGFPTGKTFDVWDESLSTLPAATTSFLRTLEWVRRRENLIACGPSGTGKTLLLESLGQQAIDEGMSVSWLSLEDLGALVRRHRIDDSVNKAITRVTSVDLICIDDIGLLPVSGDAAEGFYRVVEASYEKRSLAISSNIHPSGFDELMPKTIATATVDRLMHHAHLCQTSGESVRLMQAQNGKGTRPMN, from the coding sequence ATGAGCGCGACAACCCTTGCCGCCAGCCCGCTGGCGGATGTGGAGCACATCATCGCCTTGATGCGCACCACCCGCATGCCGCACGCCCGCGCCGTGGTCGCCGAGGTGTTGGCGACCGCGAAGGCCCAGCGCTGGGACCCCACAGAAGTCATTCGCGTCCTGCTCGAGGCCGAGGCGACCGGCAGGAACCGGTCGATGCTAACCACCCGGCGTAAACGCGCGGGGTTTCCCACCGGGAAAACCTTCGATGTCTGGGACGAGTCCCTCTCCACCCTCCCTGCGGCGACGACCTCGTTCCTGCGGACCCTGGAGTGGGTGCGGCGGCGGGAGAACCTGATCGCGTGCGGGCCCTCCGGGACCGGGAAGACCCTGCTGCTGGAATCCCTGGGCCAGCAGGCCATCGACGAAGGCATGTCCGTGTCGTGGCTGAGCCTGGAGGACCTCGGCGCCCTCGTGCGCCGGCACCGCATCGATGACAGCGTGAACAAAGCCATCACCCGCGTTACCAGCGTGGATTTGATTTGCATCGATGACATCGGACTCCTGCCGGTTTCCGGCGATGCCGCCGAGGGCTTCTACCGCGTCGTGGAGGCCTCCTACGAGAAGCGATCCCTGGCGATCAGCTCGAATATCCACCCCAGCGGCTTTGATGAGCTGATGCCCAAAACCATCGCCACCGCGACCGTGGACCGGCTTATGCACCACGCGCACCTATGCCAAACCAGCGGCGAGTCCGTCCGGCTCATGCAAGCCCAAAACGGGAAAGGAACCCGCCCGATGAACTAA
- a CDS encoding oxygenase MpaB family protein: protein MDARVEVQEPGIPILTEELMLGNASRWRRFGEVVPAGQSLDSNGFPDYGVFGPGSVAWRVLLHPATIVFETAAQAAAQFLYKPITAGIRDLDPISRKARRGTFTMFDFFERFQRNSGMHAPMWLGDTPTAQNMAAHLHRIHGRVTGPVIDPDDPSLGGYAAAEPRDAMWAAITELHATLCAYEKLAWNGDEAPHPLTPAERDQYVLELGSYLRLVGAEESEIPRNMAELDALYEKYWPYFGHKESVFADRETGVHMIAQYKDVAQKNWDPSHKLATDALFEVYEQWSDVMTAVLPEKLQAAAGLSREQIDSADEIIARHEKGIREIQNPENEARLMRLLWGPDGVDLIRNARGLQEAALQETT, encoded by the coding sequence GTGGATGCACGCGTTGAAGTACAAGAGCCGGGTATTCCGATTTTGACTGAAGAGCTCATGCTCGGAAATGCATCGCGCTGGCGCAGGTTTGGCGAGGTTGTCCCCGCGGGCCAATCGCTCGACAGCAACGGCTTCCCCGACTACGGCGTATTCGGGCCGGGCTCGGTCGCTTGGCGAGTGCTTCTTCATCCCGCGACGATCGTCTTCGAGACGGCCGCCCAGGCGGCGGCCCAGTTCCTCTACAAACCGATCACCGCAGGCATTCGCGACCTAGACCCCATCTCCCGGAAAGCCAGACGTGGGACGTTCACGATGTTCGACTTCTTCGAACGCTTTCAGCGGAACTCCGGGATGCATGCTCCGATGTGGCTCGGCGACACCCCTACTGCACAGAACATGGCCGCTCATCTGCACAGGATCCACGGTCGCGTGACAGGGCCCGTCATCGATCCCGATGATCCTTCGCTCGGCGGCTACGCGGCTGCCGAACCGCGCGATGCAATGTGGGCGGCGATCACCGAGCTCCACGCGACCCTGTGCGCCTACGAGAAGTTGGCCTGGAACGGCGACGAGGCGCCTCATCCGCTGACGCCGGCGGAGCGGGATCAATACGTCCTGGAGCTCGGGTCCTACTTGCGTCTCGTCGGCGCCGAAGAGTCCGAGATCCCCAGGAACATGGCAGAGCTGGATGCTCTCTACGAAAAGTACTGGCCCTACTTCGGGCACAAGGAGAGTGTGTTCGCAGATCGTGAGACAGGGGTCCACATGATCGCGCAATATAAAGACGTCGCTCAGAAGAACTGGGATCCTTCGCACAAGCTGGCCACCGATGCGCTTTTCGAGGTCTACGAGCAGTGGAGCGATGTCATGACCGCGGTACTGCCTGAAAAACTCCAAGCGGCAGCGGGCCTCAGCCGGGAGCAGATCGATTCAGCGGATGAGATCATCGCCCGGCACGAGAAGGGCATCCGCGAGATTCAGAATCCCGAGAACGAGGCTCGTCTGATGCGTCTTCTGTGGGGACCGGATGGCGTTGACCTCATCCGGAACGCTCGGGGCCTCCAAGAAGCAGCACTCCAAGAGACCACATAG
- a CDS encoding NAD(P)/FAD-dependent oxidoreductase, with translation MAVIGAGFIGAEVASAAALRGMEVTMIDTKPVPFAAQLGTEMGGVVAGLHAANGVELISSATIEDFYSGEGNVTGMRLGCGRYVAADVVVVGIGAEPNTGWLEGSGLELRGGVVCDAMGRTGLPGIVAVGDCAAWFDESAGAHRRIEHWTGALERAALAVEALLDPGAAQKPHKPHYFWSDQYGVKLQFAGHSAGYDRLEIEVGDTRTHSCLAVYYRGDDPVAVLGMNQPRLFTKWRRSLAAPVPAPAQAPVPAPAQAPVAVRPPARPADRVGKQAACSDASALVGPPASCTENRALKSVS, from the coding sequence ATGGCTGTGATTGGCGCCGGCTTCATTGGCGCTGAGGTGGCATCCGCCGCGGCGTTGCGGGGCATGGAGGTCACCATGATCGACACCAAGCCCGTACCGTTCGCCGCCCAGCTCGGCACGGAGATGGGCGGTGTCGTCGCCGGACTCCACGCAGCCAACGGCGTGGAACTCATTTCATCGGCAACCATCGAGGACTTCTACAGCGGCGAAGGCAACGTCACCGGAATGCGGCTGGGTTGCGGACGCTACGTGGCCGCCGATGTGGTGGTGGTTGGCATTGGAGCCGAGCCGAACACCGGCTGGCTGGAAGGTTCGGGCCTGGAGCTCCGCGGCGGCGTCGTGTGTGACGCGATGGGCCGCACCGGGCTCCCTGGAATCGTGGCGGTGGGGGACTGCGCCGCCTGGTTCGACGAGTCCGCCGGCGCGCACCGCCGGATCGAGCACTGGACCGGCGCCCTGGAACGGGCGGCGCTGGCCGTCGAGGCGCTGCTGGACCCTGGCGCCGCGCAGAAGCCGCACAAGCCGCACTATTTCTGGTCCGACCAGTACGGCGTCAAGCTGCAGTTCGCGGGCCACTCCGCCGGCTACGACCGGCTGGAGATCGAGGTGGGCGACACCCGCACCCACAGCTGCCTTGCGGTGTACTACCGGGGGGATGACCCGGTGGCGGTGCTCGGCATGAACCAGCCGCGGCTGTTCACCAAGTGGCGGCGGAGCCTCGCGGCACCGGTGCCGGCACCTGCCCAGGCACCGGTGCCGGCACCTGCCCAGGCGCCGGTGGCGGTCCGTCCGCCCGCGCGGCCGGCCGACCGGGTGGGCAAGCAGGCTGCCTGTTCGGACGCCTCCGCACTCGTGGGGCCGCCGGCGTCGTGCACTGAAAACCGTGCACTGAAATCCGTGTCCTAA
- the betA gene encoding choline dehydrogenase, translating into MTNESYDYVIVGGGSAGSVLADRLSADGTHTVLVLEAGRSDYPWDLFIQMPAALTFPSGNRFYDWQYESDPEPHMHGRRIAHARGKVLGGSSSINGMIFQRGNPLDYERWGADAGMETWDFAHCLPYFKRMETALASAPTDELRGHDGPLVLERGPARNPLFQAFFRASEEAGHKRTDDVNGYRQEGFGPFDRNVHKGQRLSASRAYLRPNKGRKNLTVRTRALAAKVKFDGTTATGVTYRRNGRLHTVNAKEVVLCGGAINTPQLLQLSGVGDSALLLSLGIKPVVDLPGVGENLQDHLEVYVQHSCTQPVSMQPYLSLWRYPLIGLQWLLGRKGPAATNHFEGGGFVRSNEDVSYPNLMFHFLPVAVRYDGQKANAKHGYQVHVGPMYSDARGSLKITSTDPAAHPSMQFNYLSTEQDRREWVEAIRVTRDILSQPALDPFSGGELSPGPSVQTDEEILDWVARDAETALHPSCTAKMGPASDPLAVVDPLTMKVHGTTGLRVADASAMPYVTNGNIYAPVMMLAEKAADLILERTPLAPEHADFYRHATDVAPEAAPSLGRA; encoded by the coding sequence ATGACGAACGAGAGCTACGACTACGTGATTGTCGGCGGCGGAAGCGCCGGATCTGTCCTGGCGGACAGGCTGAGCGCGGACGGGACGCACACCGTGCTGGTCCTTGAAGCCGGACGCAGCGACTACCCGTGGGACCTTTTCATCCAGATGCCGGCAGCGCTGACCTTCCCCAGCGGCAACAGGTTCTACGACTGGCAATACGAGTCCGACCCCGAACCCCACATGCACGGGCGGCGGATCGCGCACGCCCGCGGCAAGGTGCTGGGCGGCTCCAGCTCCATCAACGGCATGATCTTCCAGCGCGGCAACCCCTTGGACTACGAACGCTGGGGAGCCGACGCCGGCATGGAAACCTGGGATTTCGCGCATTGCCTGCCCTACTTCAAGCGGATGGAAACTGCGCTGGCCTCTGCTCCGACCGACGAACTGCGCGGCCACGACGGACCCCTGGTCCTGGAGCGCGGGCCTGCCCGCAATCCCCTGTTCCAGGCCTTCTTCCGCGCCTCTGAGGAAGCGGGTCACAAGCGCACCGATGACGTCAACGGGTACCGGCAGGAGGGCTTCGGCCCGTTCGACCGGAACGTCCACAAGGGCCAGCGGCTCTCGGCGTCCCGCGCCTACCTGCGCCCCAATAAGGGCCGGAAGAACCTGACGGTACGCACCCGGGCGCTTGCCGCCAAGGTCAAGTTCGACGGCACAACGGCCACGGGGGTCACCTACCGCCGGAACGGCCGGCTGCACACGGTCAACGCCAAGGAAGTGGTGCTGTGCGGCGGCGCGATCAATACACCCCAGTTGCTGCAGCTCTCCGGCGTGGGGGATTCCGCGCTCCTGTTGTCGCTGGGCATCAAGCCGGTGGTGGACCTGCCGGGCGTCGGCGAAAACCTGCAGGACCACCTGGAAGTGTACGTCCAGCACTCCTGCACACAGCCGGTTTCCATGCAGCCGTACCTGAGCCTGTGGCGCTACCCGCTGATCGGTCTCCAGTGGCTGCTCGGCCGCAAGGGCCCCGCAGCCACCAACCACTTCGAAGGCGGCGGCTTCGTCCGCTCCAACGAGGACGTCTCCTACCCCAACCTGATGTTCCATTTCCTGCCGGTGGCTGTGCGCTACGACGGCCAGAAAGCCAATGCCAAGCACGGGTACCAGGTCCATGTTGGCCCCATGTACTCCGACGCGCGGGGAAGTCTGAAAATCACCTCCACGGATCCGGCCGCACATCCCTCAATGCAGTTCAACTACCTGTCCACGGAACAGGACCGGCGGGAATGGGTGGAGGCCATCAGGGTCACCCGCGACATCCTGTCCCAGCCGGCACTGGATCCCTTCAGCGGCGGGGAACTCTCCCCCGGCCCGTCCGTCCAGACGGACGAGGAGATCCTCGACTGGGTGGCGCGGGACGCCGAAACGGCCCTGCACCCCTCCTGCACCGCCAAGATGGGTCCGGCCTCCGACCCCCTGGCGGTAGTGGACCCGCTCACCATGAAGGTCCACGGCACAACGGGGCTCCGCGTGGCGGACGCCTCGGCCATGCCTTACGTGACCAACGGCAACATCTACGCCCCGGTCATGATGCTGGCGGAGAAGGCTGCGGACCTGATCCTGGAACGTACGCCTCTGGCACCCGAGCACGCGGACTTCTACCGGCACGCCACCGACGTGGCTCCCGAAGCCGCACCAAGCCTGGGCCGCGCATGA
- a CDS encoding aromatic ring-hydroxylating dioxygenase subunit alpha, which yields MSVEVSAPSLIPTLPGYTYVDEAVFRAEQERIFEQMWFCAVRSADLDKAGAWQTVQIGRESVLISRTRKGQIRGFYNICRHRGVKLCMEEKGEAARSFQCPYHAWTYDFEGKLIAAPNLTKMPDIDRDEYGLVKVHIREYLGYVWVCLADEPPSFEEEVMGAIEERLGDLKAIEGYDVANLSLGRRIKYDVKANWKLIIENFMECYHCATIHPELTEVLPEFADGLAAQYFVGHGAEFGEDIKGFTIDGSEGLDRIPGVGEDQDRRYYAVTIKPTVFVNLVPDHVIIHRMFPMAADHTIVECDWLYLPSVVESGKDVSASVELFHRVNEQDFDACERCQPAMGSKVYAKGGVLVPSEHHIGAFHDWVQEKVGDVVPGS from the coding sequence TTGTCTGTTGAGGTAAGTGCCCCGAGTCTGATCCCCACCCTGCCGGGCTACACGTATGTGGATGAAGCCGTATTCCGGGCCGAGCAGGAGCGCATTTTTGAGCAGATGTGGTTCTGCGCCGTGCGGTCCGCGGACCTGGACAAGGCAGGCGCCTGGCAGACCGTCCAGATCGGGCGGGAGAGCGTGCTGATCAGCCGCACCCGCAAGGGCCAAATCCGCGGCTTCTACAACATCTGCCGGCACCGCGGCGTCAAGCTGTGCATGGAAGAAAAGGGCGAAGCGGCACGCTCGTTCCAGTGCCCGTACCACGCATGGACCTACGACTTCGAGGGCAAGCTCATCGCGGCGCCCAACCTGACCAAGATGCCGGACATCGACCGGGACGAGTACGGCCTGGTGAAGGTCCACATCCGCGAATACCTGGGCTACGTATGGGTGTGCCTGGCCGACGAGCCGCCGTCGTTCGAAGAGGAAGTCATGGGCGCCATCGAGGAGCGTCTCGGCGACCTCAAGGCGATCGAAGGCTACGACGTTGCCAACCTCAGCCTGGGCCGCCGGATCAAGTACGACGTCAAGGCCAACTGGAAGCTCATCATCGAGAACTTCATGGAGTGCTACCACTGCGCCACAATCCACCCCGAACTCACGGAGGTGCTGCCTGAATTCGCGGACGGCCTGGCCGCCCAGTACTTCGTCGGCCACGGTGCCGAATTCGGCGAGGACATCAAAGGCTTCACCATCGACGGCTCAGAAGGGCTGGACCGGATTCCGGGCGTGGGGGAGGACCAGGACCGGCGCTACTACGCAGTGACCATCAAGCCGACGGTCTTCGTCAACCTGGTTCCGGACCACGTGATCATCCACCGCATGTTCCCCATGGCAGCCGACCACACCATCGTTGAATGCGACTGGCTTTACCTTCCCAGCGTTGTGGAAAGCGGCAAGGATGTCAGCGCCTCGGTGGAGCTTTTCCACCGCGTCAACGAGCAGGACTTCGACGCCTGCGAGCGCTGCCAGCCGGCCATGGGCTCGAAGGTCTACGCGAAGGGCGGGGTGCTGGTGCCGAGCGAGCACCACATCGGAGCCTTCCACGACTGGGTGCAGGAGAAGGTAGGGGACGTCGTTCCCGGCTCCTGA
- a CDS encoding FAD-dependent oxidoreductase: MQTLAIVGASLAGLSAARAARAQGFTGRLVIIGDEPHRPYDRPPLSKDFLLGTVTADDLFLEADADELQADWLLGAEAVSLDASSRTILLKDGRTVQADGIVIATGAKARQLPTLAGLSNVFTLRTLADAQSLAPSWCPEAGWL, translated from the coding sequence ATGCAGACGCTTGCGATTGTGGGAGCCTCCCTGGCGGGGCTTTCCGCCGCCCGGGCGGCCCGCGCCCAAGGTTTCACCGGGCGGCTGGTCATCATTGGCGATGAACCGCACCGCCCGTACGACCGGCCGCCGCTGTCCAAGGACTTCCTGCTCGGTACGGTCACGGCGGATGACCTATTCCTGGAGGCCGACGCGGACGAGCTGCAGGCTGACTGGCTGCTCGGCGCCGAAGCTGTGTCCCTGGATGCCTCCTCCCGGACCATCCTCCTGAAGGACGGCCGCACTGTGCAGGCTGACGGGATTGTGATTGCCACCGGCGCGAAGGCGCGGCAGCTCCCTACGCTGGCCGGGCTGAGCAATGTGTTCACGCTGCGCACGCTCGCGGATGCGCAGAGCCTGGCCCCGAGCTGGTGCCCGGAAGCAGGATGGCTGTGA
- the purU gene encoding formyltetrahydrofolate deformylase has protein sequence MTTIIESRPIGAATGPATAVSGAATTIAKTRAVNFVLTLACPERPGIVRAVTAFLADRGFDIVEHQQFDDHVSGKLYLRTAFTGGSSGEGDRARREHGKVAEGLSAEFGPTAEEFGMDFTIHDGRPQRLLVMVSKFGHCLNDLIFRSQAGSLGAEIAVVVSNHEDLRSMAETAGLPFIHVPVTPGTKPEAEAQLLKLVAEYDVDLVVLARYMQVLSNDLCTQLRGRAINIHHSFLPGFKGAKPYHQAYDRGVKLVGATAHYVTPDLDEGPIIEQEVFRVDHSLDPDALVTVGRDAESQALSRAVKWHCQHRVLLNNTRTVVFR, from the coding sequence GTGACCACAATCATTGAAAGCCGCCCCATCGGCGCCGCCACCGGACCAGCGACGGCCGTATCGGGCGCCGCGACGACCATCGCCAAGACCCGCGCGGTGAATTTCGTGCTCACCCTGGCCTGCCCCGAGCGGCCCGGCATCGTCCGGGCGGTCACCGCCTTCCTGGCCGACCGCGGCTTCGACATCGTGGAGCATCAGCAGTTTGATGACCACGTCAGCGGCAAGCTTTACCTGCGTACAGCCTTCACCGGAGGCTCTTCCGGTGAAGGTGACCGGGCCCGTCGGGAGCACGGCAAGGTCGCAGAGGGCCTCAGCGCCGAGTTTGGGCCTACGGCCGAGGAATTCGGCATGGATTTCACCATCCACGACGGCAGACCGCAGCGACTCCTGGTGATGGTCTCGAAGTTCGGGCACTGCCTCAATGACCTTATCTTCCGCTCGCAGGCGGGCAGCCTTGGCGCGGAAATCGCCGTCGTGGTTTCCAACCATGAAGACCTGCGCTCCATGGCCGAAACCGCCGGACTGCCCTTTATCCATGTTCCGGTGACGCCCGGCACAAAGCCCGAGGCCGAGGCGCAGCTCCTAAAGCTCGTGGCCGAGTACGACGTGGACTTGGTGGTCCTGGCCCGCTACATGCAGGTGCTGTCCAACGATCTGTGCACCCAGCTGCGCGGCCGGGCCATCAACATCCACCATTCTTTCCTGCCCGGCTTCAAGGGCGCCAAGCCGTACCACCAGGCCTACGACCGCGGGGTGAAACTGGTCGGTGCCACGGCCCATTACGTCACGCCGGACCTGGACGAGGGACCCATCATCGAGCAGGAGGTCTTCCGGGTGGACCACAGCCTCGATCCCGATGCTTTGGTGACTGTGGGGCGGGACGCCGAATCGCAGGCCCTGTCCCGGGCGGTCAAGTGGCATTGCCAGCACCGCGTCCTGCTCAACAACACCCGCACCGTCGTATTCCGCTAA
- a CDS encoding TetR/AcrR family transcriptional regulator: MEQKKLAGRPRDPEIRKRVLLAAQRVYVRAGFSGMTFEAVAREAAVGKPAIYRRWASAEALMDDVLSSHVLVPDRSMRGEIRPVLRAIAMSVLRLAHSEEGAFVLRVSSERALHPKLFDQYFERLRSVIHFQNRALIVEATSRGELVENCNPDILIQTITGSVLVSALMGFTVAPDKDEEGAARYCDDLVAQILRGVASDPTRR; encoded by the coding sequence GTGGAGCAGAAAAAATTGGCTGGACGACCCAGGGACCCAGAAATCCGGAAGAGGGTACTTCTAGCCGCTCAACGCGTCTACGTTCGCGCCGGCTTCAGCGGCATGACCTTCGAAGCTGTGGCCAGAGAAGCTGCCGTGGGTAAGCCTGCAATCTACCGAAGGTGGGCTTCCGCGGAAGCGCTCATGGATGACGTACTGTCGTCCCACGTCCTGGTCCCCGACAGGTCAATGCGAGGTGAGATCAGGCCGGTGTTGCGGGCGATAGCCATGTCTGTATTGCGCCTTGCCCATTCCGAGGAGGGTGCGTTCGTCCTGCGGGTGAGTTCTGAACGAGCCCTGCACCCAAAGTTGTTCGATCAGTATTTTGAAAGACTCCGAAGCGTCATCCACTTCCAGAATCGAGCGCTAATAGTGGAGGCCACGAGTCGGGGTGAGCTCGTGGAGAACTGCAACCCGGACATCCTCATTCAGACAATCACAGGCTCGGTTCTGGTGAGCGCGCTGATGGGCTTCACCGTGGCACCCGACAAGGATGAGGAAGGGGCCGCGCGGTACTGCGACGATCTAGTCGCTCAGATCCTGCGAGGCGTGGCGAGTGACCCGACGAGGCGCTGA